The Deinococcus depolymerans genome contains the following window.
CGTCCAGGGCTCCGCCGGGAATGTCACCCACGGCCCGCAGGTTTCCGCTGAAGCCCGCCCCGCTGCGCCAGCCGATGGGACCGTTCAGGCGCACCGTGTTCTGGCCGCTCAGGTAGGTGGTGTTCAGCGTCAGCGCGGCGTTCAGCAGGCCGCCCAGCGCGTTCGCGCCCAGCTGGCCGCGCAGCGCGCCGTTCAGGGGTTCGCCCGTGAACGCCGCGCGGTAGTCGCGTCCCAGCAGGTGCGCCTGCACCCGCGAGCCCGCCGCGCGCAGTCCGCCCGGACCGTCCGCCAGGACGCCCTGCACGCTCACGTCCGGCCGGGCCAGCGCGCCGCCGATCTGCGCGGTGTACGTACCGGGCAGCCACTCGTTCAGCGTCGCCCGCGCGCTCAGCTTCAGGGCCGGCAGGACCGTCCCGCTGGCGCGCACACGGCCCTGCGGCAGGGTCGCCTGCGCGCCGTCCACGCGCAGCACCCCGCCCGAGTAACGCGCCGGGGCGTCAAAGCGCACGCCCGCCGCCACGCCGCTGGCCTGCACGCGCAGGTCGCCCAGCGTGCCGCCCAGCGCGGCGCTCAGGGTGCCGTCCACGCCCGCGAGGGACCGCAGGTCCGCCACGCTGACACTCCCGGCCGTCTGCCAGTCCAGCAGCCCCGCGGCGCCCGCTGCCTGCCGCGCAGTCAGGTTCACGGCGGCTCCGGCCAGCGTGCCGCTCAGGGTCACGGCGGCGCGGCGCGCAAGGTCCGTGCCCGTCAGGTTGGTACCCGTCGCGGTCAGGTTCACGGCGCGGCCCTGGTACGTGCCGGCCACGCGCAGGTCCAGCGCCGAGTCGGCGCGGCCGGTCAGGGTGGCGCGCAGGTCGTCGAGGGTCAGGGCCGCGTTCGCCTGCGGGTACAGCGGGCCGCGCAGGGTCACGGCGGCCCCGGCCAGGGTGCTCTGCAGGTCCGCGGACAGCTGCCCGCGCGAGAGGGTCACGCGGCCCTGCGCGCGCTGCCCCTCGCCCTGGACGCGCACGTTCACGTCGGCGCGGCCACTGGCGCGGGCCAGCGGGTCGGGCCCGGTCAGGTCCGGCAGGGTCAGGGCCAGGGTCACGCGGCCCGAGGCGCCCGTCAGCACGGGCCGCAGCACCCGCGCGTCCAGCGTCGCGCCGCTCACGGTCAGCGCCCGGCCGTCGAAGCGCACCGGGACGCGCGTGCCGGGGTGCGTCAGGGTGCCGCTGGCCCGCAGGCCGCGCTGCCAGTCCACGCGGGCCGTCAGCGTCAGCGGGTCGCCCAGGTAGCGGGTGCCCGCCGTGCCCAGCGCGGCGCCGGTGGGGGAGAGGACCGCGCTGAGCCGCCCCGCCACGACCTCCGGGCGGACGCTTTCGGGCAGCAGCGCCCGCACCGCCCCCAGGTCCGCACTGACCGCGCCGCCCAGCGCCGGGAGGACCGTCACGCGGCCCGTCACCGGACCGGTCGGGGCGACCACCAGCCGCGCCGCCTCGCCCAGCACCCGCAGCGTGCCCGGCTGCCCGGACAGCGCGTAGCGGGCGCCCAGCGCGCCGGACCACGTTCCGCCCCGGTAGGTCAGGCCGCCCACGGTCACGCGCGCCCCGGTCAGGGACCCGGTCAGCGGGAAGGTCTGCGCCGGCACGCTCAGGCTGGCGGCCCCCGGGCCGTACGACCGGGCGTTCAGGGTCAGGGTGCCGCGCAGGTTCGCCACGCTCCCCCCGGCCTGCGCCGAGAAGTACGGGCCGGTCACGCGCAGCTTCAGGTTCTCCAGGGTGGCGGGCAGCGTGACCTTCCCGGTCGCCAGGACCGTCTGCCCGGCCAGTTCGCCACGGACCCGCAACTGCCCGTTCACGGCGGTCACGTCCAGCGGGCCGGCCTTCAGGGTGCCGCTCAGCACGCCGCTCACGGCACTCAGGTCGCCCCGCAGGGTCTGTCCGCCCAGTGTCAGGCCCTGCGCCTGCACGCTCAGGTTCTCGAAGCCGCGCAGCGTCACCTGCGCCCGCCCGCCCTGCGCGTCGGTGACGGTCACGTTCCCGCGTGGGTCCAGGCCGGTGCCCTGCACGTTCCCGTCCACGAACAGCCCGCCGCCCAGCGGGCCGCTCACGTCCACGTCGTACCGGCCTGTCGGGAGCGAGGCGGTGCCGCGCGCACGCAGGCCCTCACCGTCGGTCAGCAGCAGGTTCAGGCCGTCCCACGGGCCGTCCAGGGTCACGGCGTACTGGTCCAGCACACCGCTGGCCGCCACCGCGCCCCGGAACGACCCGCCGGGGCCGGGACCCCAGGTCGCGCGGCCCTGCACGCGGCCCGCCTGCCCGAAGGCGGTCAGGGCCTGCTGCCCGGTCACGCGGGCCAGTCCGGACGCCGCGTCGTACCTGACGTTCAGGTCGCCCCAGGTGCCGCTCGCGGTCAGGCGCGGCGTCAGGGTGCCGCTCAGGTTCACGGCCTGCGCCGGGAGCGTCACCCCGCCGAACGACAGCGGCCCGGTCTGCCCGGTCACGCGCGCCCGCAGGGCCCCGTACGCTCCAGTCACGTTCAGGTTCAGGGTCTGCCCCTGCGCACTCACGCGGCCCTGCGCCTGCACGTCCGGGTACACCCGGCCGGACAGCGCCGCCTGCGCGCCCGCGTACGTGACCCGCAGGTCCGCGCCCAGCGGGCCGCCCGCGCGGGTCAGGGTGCCGGTCACGGCCGCGCCCAGCGCCCGCGCGTTCACGCGGGCCGAGCCGCCCTGGGCGGCCAGGTTCAGGTCCAGCGTGCCGCCCAGGCCGTCCACGTTCAGCAGGGGCCGCAGCGCCGCGAGGTTCACGCGGCCCGTCGCGTTCCAGCGGTTCCCGTCGATCACGCCGCGCGCCGTGTCCCCGGCGGTCGTCAGGGTGAAGCGTACGCCCCGGTCCACGCTCAGGACACCCTGAATGTCTGCGCCCTGCACCCGCGCGGTCGTCAGGTACGGCGCCTGGAGCTGCGTGTCGGCCAGCACGGTCACGCCGCCCGCCGAGCCGCGCAGGCTGGCGGCCGTGCCGCGCGCCGCAGCGGTCAGGGTCACGCCCGCCCCGGTCGCCCGCAGCGTCCCGAAGGCCTTCAGGGTGTTCGTGACGGTCAGGTCGCCGGTCACGGCCAGGCCGCCCGTCACGGCCAGGTTGCGCGCCTGCACGCCGAAAGTGTCGCCGTTCCAGGTCAGGACCTGCGCGCCGCTGCGGAACGTGCCGCGCTGCCGGGTGTAGTTCAGGTTCAGCGGCCCGGCCAGCGTGTCCCGCACGCCCGGCACGGTCGCCTCCAGCTGCCCGGTCACGTCGCCGCCGGTCAGGTCCAGCCTCCCGCGCCCGCTGAGGATGATGCCCGAGCCGCTCAGGCCCTGCGCCTGCCACGTGCCCCGGAACGCGCGGTCCAGGTCGATGCGCGCCGCGCCCAGAGCGGCCCGCAGGCCCCGGCGGTCCAGGGCCGCCGTGCCCGACAGGCCGCTGAACGGCCCGGCCTGCGCGCCGCTGATGGTCGCCCGCAGGTCGTCCGGCGTGCCGCGCACCGCCACCCGGGCCTGCGCGGCCCCGTAGGTGGGGTTCAGCAGGGCGTTCAGCGTCAGGTCGTTCAGGTTCAGCGTGCCGGACAGCGGGCCGCCCAGCCCCTCGCCGCGCAGCGTCAGGAGGTTCCGCGCGTCGATGGTGGCGTTCACGTTCAGCGGTTTCTGCCCGAACGCGCCGACCAGCGAGGCCTCCCCGGACTTCCCGAACGCCCAGCGTCCCGCCACTTTCTGATCCGACCCGGCCAGCGAGGTCGCCGCGCTGAAGCTCAGGTCGTTCGTCTGGGTCGCCACGTTCCCGTTCTCGCTGAGGAAGGCGTACTTCGCGGTCGCGTCGCGGAAGCCCACCCCCGCCACCTCACCGGCCCCCTGCGCGGTCGCCGTGACCCGCACGGTCGTCCAGCCGCCCGCCGTGACCTGCAGGTTCAGGTTCCCGCGGCCGGTCGTGCCGAGCGCCCCGGCCAGTCCGGCCACGGTCGGCGCGGCGTTCGCCGTGACCCGCCAGTTCAGGGCCTTCAGGTCCACGCCGCCAGACGCCGTGACCGGGCCGTTCCAGCCGCGCCCCGCCAACTGCAGGTCGATCAGGTCGCCCCGGTGCGTGGCCGTCCCGGCGACGCCGGTCACGGTCACGAAGTTCGCCTCGGGTACGCGCAGGCTGGCGTCCGTGACCGTCAGGTCCCCGCGGATCGGGCCGCTGCCGATCACGTACTGCCCGCCGATACGGCCGCCCGTCACGCCCGGCCAGAAGTGATTCAGGACCCGCGCGTCCGCGTCGAGGTCCACCGTGAACACGTTCCCGTCCGGTCCCTCGGTCACGCGCAGGTCGGCGTTCAGCTCACCCTCGCCGGTCGCGCCGCGCAGCAGCGTCCGTCCGTCCTGGCCGCGCGTGAGCCGGAACCGGCCGTCCGGCAGGTTGATGCCGCGTCCGTCCACCGTCACCCGCGAGTCCTGCACGTCCAGCCCGGACAGCGCCACCTTCCAGCCGCTCCCGCCTGCGCTGCCGCCCGTTCCGCCCAGCAGGTCCGCGAGTTTCAGGCGCACGTCCGCGTCGCGCGCCGACACGTTCAGCCTCAGCGTCCGCGTGAAGGGGTTGACCGCCGTGACCGTCACGCCCACCGACCCCGCGCGGCCCGTCACGCCCGGCAGGGCGACCCGCGCCCCGCCCAGCGTCGGCGCCCACAGCGGCCCGCTCACCCGGTCCGCCGACACCACGTTCCCGCCCAGGCGGGCCAGCAGCGCCCCGCCCAGCAGGGTGGGCAGGGCCAGGATCAGCAGCAGGACCAGCGCGCCCAGCACCCACGGCCAGCGCGGACGGCGGGGACGTGCGGGACGCTCCCCGGGTTCCGGAGGGTCCTGCGGCACGTTCAGTTCATCCGGCCGGTCCTCGCCGGTCACGGCCGGACCCGGTCACGTCCGCCCGACGACGCACCTGCCCCCACCTTCACCCTGATCATCGCTTCCAGCCGCATTCCCCGCATTCTACGCAGGCCCGCGTGAACGCCGCACCCACCGCATCCTCACGCAACCGTCAGGAAAGCACCCTGCCCGGGCGCCGAAAGCCGCTACCATGACCCGCATGCGCCTGACCGCCCTCATCACCGGTACCGTGCAGGGCGTCGGCTACCGACGCTACGTGCAGCGCCACGCCCGCGACCTGAACCTCGCCGGGTACGCCGAGAACCTCAGCGACGGCCGCGTCGAGATCGTCGCCGAGGGCCCACAACCCGAACTGGACCGCCTGCTGCACTGGCTGCGGCTCGGCCCCCCGCACGCCCGCGTGCGGGACGTGCAGACCAGCTACAGCGACCGCACCGGCCTGAACGACTTCCACGTGTACTGACGGGGCGGTGGGCTCTGGCCTTTCCCGGACCCCACAGCGATGACTCATACGGACTCCGATTGAATGGTCTTTGCAGCCCATTCAATCGGAGTCCGTATCATGCGCGTCAGCCTGTCACACGCGGGCCCGGCGCACATGCGCCCATTGGCCTGCCGCCACGGAAAACGGCGCCCCTGGTGATCGGGGGCGCCGCAGAAGCCGGAACCTTATTCCAGGATGGCTTCGTGGGTGATCTCCACGTTGCCTTTCATGACCTGACTCATGGGGCACATGTCGGCGGCCTGCCGGACGTGCTCCTCAAAGTCTGCCTGGTCGCTGCCCGTGACCTTGCCGCGCACCACGAGTTTCATGGCGCTGACCTTGAACCCGGCGCCGTCCTTGACCATCTCGCAGGTCGCCTGGGTGTCCAGCGCCTCGATGGTGTGCCCGTGGTTGGCGAGCAGCGCGCTGAGCTGCATGGTGAAGCACCCGGCGTGCGCGCTGGCCAGGAGTTCTTCGGGGTTGGTGCCCCTGCCGTTCTCGAAGCGGGTGCCGAACGAGTACTGCGCGCCGTCCAGCACGCCGCTCTCGGTGCTCACGGTGCCTTTGCCGTGCCTCAAGTCGCCTTCCCAGTGGGCCGTTGCCTTGCGTGCGATGTCTGCCATACGGCCCAGTCTGCGCGGCGGGCGACTCCCCCGGGTCAGCCGGGGGTTGAGCGGCACTTCATGCTCGCCGGAAGCCGCTACACTCGGGCCATGCAAAGTCAGGACTGGACGGTGCCCGGCGCTCCCGTGAAGGGGTACGTGTGGCACGCGCAGACCCCGCGCGCCAACGTGCTGCTCACCCACGGCTTCGGGGAGTACGCCGGGAGGTACGTGGACCGCTACCACGCCCTGATTCCCACGCTGGTCGCGGCGGGCTTCACGGTGTACGCCGCCGACCAGCGCGGTCACGGCGCTTCCGGGGGGCGGCGCGCGGTCGTCGACCTGAACGACCTGGTCGGTGATCACCTGAAGGCCCGCGAGGCCCTGCGCGCCGGGCCCGGGCCGCTGTTCCTGCTGGGTCACTCCATGGGCGGTCTGGTCGCGGCGGCCAGCGTGGCCCGCGATCCGCGCGGCGTCAGCGGCGTGATCCTGAGCAGCCCGGCCCTGCTGGTCGGCGAGAACGAGCCGGCGCTCGTGAAACGGCTGGCCCCGCTGATCGCGCGGGTCGCGCCGGGCCTGCCCACCACCGACCTGGGGACCGGCGGTCTGTCGCGCCTGTCCGAGGAGGTCGCGGCGTACGAGGCGGACCCGCGCATGTACCACGGGAAGGTCCCGGCCCTGACCGGCGCGAGCATGCTGGCGCTGAGCGCGTCGCTGTGGCCGGCGTACGCCCGCTGGACGCTGCCGACACTGGTCGTGCACGGCAGCGCCGACCGCCTGACGGACCCGCGCGGCAGCCAGCGGTTCATGCAGGCCATCGCGTCCACCGACCGTGAACTGCACGTCGAGGAAGGGGGCTATCACGAACTGCTGAACGATCAGCCGCGTGACCGGGTCCGGGCGCGGATCGTGGACTGGCTGCGCGCGCACGCCTGATACGGACTCCGATTGGATGGGCTGCAAAGCCCGCTGGGTCCGAGCGAAGCGAGTGGGAGCTGGGCGGGTTCCGGACGTGGAGGCGGCAATCCGGTGAAGTTCCGGATTGTCGGCGAAACAAACGGCATCCGTATGATTCCGGCGCTCCGTACAGGGGTGGGGTGGTCCTGCGGGCGTGGCGTGGACGGACCGGTGTGGTGCCGGTCGGCGCGGGTGCCGGGGGCGGCGCCGACTTTACAAACTTCTCAGTCTCCTCTAATATTTATGCATCCCACAACCGAGGTGCCCTGTCATGCGTAAAGTCACACCTGTCCTGCTGCTGTCCCTGCTGCTCGCCGCCTGCTCCACCCAGTCCGCCCCGGAGCAGGACGGACCGTCTGCCCGCACCGCCCCGAACGCCCGGGCCGCCACCCTGATCCTCCCGGACGGCACCCGCCAGCAGGTGACCGGCTTCGAGAAGGACGGCTACCTGATGCTCGAGGACGACATCATCCTCGCGGACCTCGGCAGCGTCACCCCGCAGGGCACCTACGTCGTGGACACCCGCTACCGCTGGACCGCGCGCACCATTCCCTACACCTTCGCCGCGAACGTCCCGCAGGCCATCCGGGACCGCGTGGCCGCCGCCGCGTCCACCATCCGCTCGACCACGAACGTGGTGGTCACGCCCCGCACCAGCACCACGCAGCGCAACTACGTGGAGATCACGTACAACACCGGCACCAGTTGCGCGTCCAGCCTGGGCATGGTGGGCGGCAAGCAGACCATCACCCTGGCCGACCGCTGCACGACCGGTTCGATCATCCACGAATTCGGGCACGCCATGGGCCTGTTCCACGAGCAGACCCGCCCGGACCGCGACCAGTACGTGCAGATCGTCTGGGCGAACATCCCCGCCGACTGGCAGAGCCAGTACCAGATCCGCAGCGGCAGCGCCGGCTACGGCGCGTACGACTTCGATTCGATCATGCACTACCCCGCCTTCTTCGACGGCAAGATCGCCATCCAGCCGCTCGACAGCAGCGTGGACCTGAACCGCATGGGCCAGCGCAACGGCTTCTCGGTCACGGACAAGAGCACCGTGAACGCCATGTACCCCCGCTGAACAGCGGAAAGCAGGGGCCGCCACACGAAGGATGTGTGGCGGCCCCTCCTCTGTGTATTGGATCAGTCGGCGGCGCTCTCTGCGGTGGCGGTGTCCTGCGCGGCAGGCACGCCGTCACGGATGCTGGGGTGAATGCCGAAGTCCTCGGCGATCAGGCGGGCGGTCATCTTGGCGCTCATCATGACGCTGGGCGTCCCGCCGCCCGGCTGCGCGCCCGCCCCGACCATGTAGAGGTTGCCCACGTCCTCGCTGCGGTTGTGCGGGCGGAAGAACGCACTCTGGATCAGCGTCGGCTCCGGGCCGAAGGCGTTGCCCAGGTAACTGTCCAGCGTCTGGGCAAAGTAGTCGGGCGTGATGAACTCGCTGTGCGTCAGGCGGGCGCGCAGGTCCGGGATGTACCCGCGTTCCTCCAGGAAGGCGTAGACCCGCTCGACCAGTTTCGGACCTTCCACCGTCCAGTCCAGGCCGCTGGCGTTGTGCGGCACCGGCACCAGCGTGTACGCCGCGTGGTGACCTTCCGGCGCGAGGCTGGGGTCGGTCAGGGTGGGCACGTGCAGGTACTGGCTGAAGTCGCGGCCCAGCACCTTCTTCCCGAAGATCTCGGTCAGCAGTTCCTGGTAGCGCGGCCCCAGGATGATGTTGTGGTGACGTAACTTCAGGTCCGTGCCGTCCTTGCGGAACCCGAAGTAGATGACGAGCAGACTCATGCTCTGGCGGGCGGCCTTCACGCGCACGTCGCTGTTCACGAGGCGTGCGGCCGCCGGAACACGCTTGAGGTACGTGTTCGCCCAGTCGCCGTTGCTGACCACGATGTCCGCGTGGCGTTCCTGCCCGCTCTCCAGCCGCACGCCGCGCGCCACGCGCCGTCCCAGCGGGTGCCGGACCGGGCGGCCCCGGTCGTCCGTGACGAGGATCTCCTGCACGCCCTGTCCGTACTCGATGCGCCCCCCGAGTTCCTCGAACTTGCGCACGAGGCCCTGCACCAGCGCGCCCGTGCCGCCCATGGCGTAGTGGATGCCCCAGGTCTTCTCCACGAAGTGGATCATGGCGTAGATGGCGGGCACGCTCAGGGGGTTCCCGCCGACCAGCAGCGTCTCGAACGAGAACACCTGCTGCATCTTGGGGTTCGTGAAGTACTTGCCCGTGAAGCTGAACAGGGTGCGCACGGCGTCCAGCCGCATCAGGTCCGGCACGACCCGCAGCATGGTCGCCACGTCCCCGAAGTGCGTGTACCCCAGTTCCAGGAAACCGCGCTCGAAGATGGCGCGGGCGTCCTCGTGGAAGCGTTCGTACCCGGCGAGATCCTCGGGGGCCAGTTCGCCGATCTGGCGGCGGGTGCTGACCGGGTCGCCGTCGTAATCGAAGAAGGTGCCGTCGTCGAAGTAGATGCGGTAGAACGGCAGGATCGGCACGAGCTTCACGTACTCGCGGGTGCGGGGGCCGCCGCTCTCGCCCTCGCGCACGCGGGCGTCGTCGGCCAGGACCGCCGGCGGGTAGTCCGCCCCGGCGAGCATCCCGGCGTCGCGTTCCAGCGCGAACAGTTCCTCGATGAAGTGCGGCACCGTGATCACGGTCGGCCCCATGTCGAACACGTACCCGTCCGGCGTGCGTTTCTGGTAGGCGCGGCCGCCCGCCTGATCCAGGCGTTCGAGGATGGTGGTGTCGAAGCCCAGCGACTGCAGGCGGATGCCGAGGCTCAGGCCGCCGATGCCGGACCCGATGATCAGCGCGGTCTTGCGTTTGCCGGGGGTGGAGCGAACAGGGATGGAAGAAGCAGTCATGAGCAAACCTCCGCCGCGTGGGGCGGCGCGTGACGGGAAAGGCTGAAAGGGGAGAGGGACGGCGCGGACGGGGTCCGGACCGGACGGCGCTCAGCCGGCGGTGGTCGGTGTCGGTGCGGAACGCAGTTCCCACCAGGCCTGCGGCAGCATCATCAGCTTGCGCGTGCCGCTGACATGCGCCCGCCGCCCGAAATTGTCGAAGTCGTTGCGGGCCAGGTCATCCAGGATGCCCTCGTAAGCACGCGCGGCGGTCGCCACGGCGAGGCGCGCGCTGCCGTGCAGGCACGGAATCCCGGCGCGGCCTTCCCGGTACCAGTCGCGTGCCAGGCCCGACAGGTGCTCCATCAGCGCCCGGTACGCGGGCGTGACCACCCCGCGCTCCAGGTCGCCGCGGGTCACGCCGTACTCGCTCAGCAGCGCCTGCGGCAGGTACACCCGGCCGCGGCGCAGGTCCTCGCCCACGTCCCGCAGGATGTTGGTCAGCTGCATCGCCTGACCCAGCATCAGCGCGGCGTGCAGGGTGCGTTCGCCTCCGCTGTACCCGCTGACGGGCGCGATCATGAACCCCACCACGCCCGCCACCCGGCGGCAGTACAGGATCAGGTCGTCCATGGTGCCGTACTCGTGCCCGGCGAGGTCCATGCGCAGTCCCTCGTGCAGTTCCGCGAACGCCGACAGCGGGATGGGGTAAGTGCTGGCCGCCCAGGCGAGGGCCGCGTCGATGGGATGGTCGCCGGGCCGGCCCGCGAAGGCCGCCTGCGTGCGCGCCCACCAGTCGTCCAGGCCCGCGCGGGCATCGTCGCCGCTGCGTTCGTCGACGGTGTCGTCCCCATCGCGGCAGGCGGCGTACACGGCCCACACCGCCTGCCGCTGCCTCGCCGGAAAGAACCGTGAGCCCAGGTAGAAGGTCTTGCTGTGCTCCCGCGTGATGTCCTGACAGTGCGCCACGGCCTGGGCCAGGGCGTTCCGGGTGGGGGGAGGGAAGGTCGCGTCAGTCACGGTTGGGTTCCTTTCCACCGAGTGTAGGGGGCGTCTGAATGGGAAACGTCACGCATTCTTACAGAGTTTCCCGTTCACTGCTCGCCGCGCCGGCCACGTACCGCTCGAACTGCACCGCGCCCACCGCCAGCGCGTCCGTGCGGGTCAGGCCCGGCAGTTGCCGCTGCACCCACGCGGGGTCCGGGAAGTTCAGGCCGCCCGCCGCCGGGCGTTCGAACAGCGCCTGCAGCGGCCCGCCCGTGCGGCGCAGGTACATCAGCCACAGTTGCCCGCCGGGCCGCAGCACCCGGGCGCACTCGCGCAGCAGCGCCGCCGGACCGCGCGTCTCGTTCAGGGTCGCGCCGACCGTCACGCCGTCGAACGCGCCGGTCGGCAGGTCGCTGCGCTCCATGTTCAGCTGCGCCCAGTCGATCCGCGCGTCCGGTTCGCGCCGCGCGCCCTCGCGCAGCATCGGGGCGCTGATGTCCACGGCCAGCACCTCGCAGCCCGCGCGGGCCAGCACCCCCGCGTAGAAGCCGGCGCTCGTGCCCACGTCCAGCCAGCGCTGCCCGGCCCGGGGCGAGCAGCGCGCCCGGAACAGCCGGGCCTCGCGTTCCAGCGTGTAGTCCGCGCCCAGCGCCCGCAGGGACCGCTGGCGCCACCAGGCGTACCCGGCAGCGGTCAGCGGGAAGAGGTTGCTGCGCTGCGCGGCACTCAGCGCCGGAACAGCCGGGTGGGAATTCAGATTTTCTTGGCTCTGGGCAGGGAGAGGCACAGGGTTCATTATGCTGATGAACATTGAGGCCCGCTGTTCACGGTTCGTGAGGGTCCCCGGAGGAACGCATGGAAGAACGCAAGAGTATGGGAGGAGCGCTGGTGGACGTCTTCGACGCCGGCCTGACCCTCGTGAAATCCGAGATCAACGCCGTCGCCCGCAAGGCCGGTCAGATCGCCAAGGCCAAGGGCATCGGCGCGGTGCTGCTGCTGGCCGCCACCGGCCCGCTGATCCTGGGGCTGGTGTTCGTCATCCTGGCGGTGTTCTACGGCCTGATGCGCCTGGGCCTGGGTGCCTGGGCCGCCGCGCTGATCATCGCGCTGCTGAGCTTCGCCGTGACCGGCGCCCTGATCTTCATCGGCATCCAGAAACTGGGTGCGGAGGTCCACATGGACGAACCCCGTTACCGCCGTCCCGAACCCGACCGCGTGGACAGCGCCGTTCCCCCCGCCGCGGCCACGCCCCGTCCGGCGGGCAGCACCACCGAACGTGACGCCCACAACCCCAGCGGCCCCCGCGTCGAGATCGGCCGTGACGCCGGTCAGTACGCCGCCGGCGAGAACCGCGTGACCCGCGAGGGCGGCGGCACCGCCACCGTCCGCACCGAGGGCGGCGAGACCACCGTGCCCGTGTACGAGAGCAAACCCGGCGGCGAACCCGCCCATTACGGCAGCGGCCTGAACAAGGAGATCGACGGCAGCGAGGTCGGCAAGGGCCACCGCGGCGACGGGCACCACGCCCACGACCCCAACCTGCAGGAACCGGTCGTGCTCAAGGACGCCCCGGGCATTCCGGTCAGCACCGCGCCCACCTTCCGCGACGACATGAAGAAAGGAGGTCAGTCCTGATGGCCGAGTACCTGACGGAACGCGAGGAAGCCCGCGAACGCCTGAAGAACAGCGTGGACGCCCTGACGCAGCAGGCCAGCCTGCAGGTCAACCTGCAGAAGGATCCCCTGAAGATGCTGGGCGGCGCGTCCGCCGTGGGCGCCGTGATCGGCATGGTCGTCGGCCGCCAGTTCCGGCGCAGCCGCAAGATCTATGTGGACGCCGCCAGCCCCGTCAAGCACCAGAAGGCCCTCGTCAAGGCGCAGAAGTCCAGCAAGGGCGGCGGGGTGGGCGGCGCGCTCGTCGCGACGCTCGGAACGCTGGCCGTGAAGACCGTCATGGACCGCGTGGTCACGCCCCGGCTCGAGCAGCTGGCCGACAGTCTGCTTGAAAAGTCCGGCCAGCCCGCCGGCGCCGCCAGCCGGGCGACTTCCGTTCCGGCCGCTCCCGCACGGACGGTGCCCGCCGGAACGGCCAGTTTCGTCAAGGCGGCGGCCCCGGCGGCCACGCCGGCCGTCCAGACCCCGGTGGCCGCGCAGGGTGCGCAGCAGGTGACCGCCGAGGGCCGCGTTGCGCCCGCGCCCGCCCCGGCGCATCCCGGCGTGAAACCTGCGCCCGTCAGTCACGTGGAAGCCAAGGCGGTCGGCAGCGCCATCGCACCCGACGAGATGGCCAACCCCAACCGCCGCTGAGTCACGGCCCGCCTCCCGGCAGCCCACCCGCAGAAGGTGGGCTGCTTTTTGATACGCCCCGATCAGGAGTGCTAGCCTGCTCCCATGACCGCCACCCGCAGCACCCGCCAGCGCGACGTGATCTCCCGCATCATGCAGGACGCGGAAGGCCCCCTCGCCGTCGGTGACGTGCTCGACCGCGCGCGCGGCGACCTGCCCGGCCTGGGGGTCGCCACCGTCTACCGCACCCTGAAGCTCCTGACCGACCAGGGCCGCATCCATCCCGTCACCCTCGACGGCGAGACCCGTTACGAGGCCAGCGGCAAGGGCCACCACCACCACTTCTCCTGCCAGGACTGCGGCCGGGTGTTCACCCTGCACACCTGCCCGGTCGCGCTGCCCAGCGGTACCGTGTACCCCGGCGGGTTCATCGTGCGCGCCCACGAGGTCACCCTCTACGGGCAGTGCCCGGACTGCGCCGCCCGCCCCGCCCCG
Protein-coding sequences here:
- a CDS encoding acylphosphatase, which gives rise to MRLTALITGTVQGVGYRRYVQRHARDLNLAGYAENLSDGRVEIVAEGPQPELDRLLHWLRLGPPHARVRDVQTSYSDRTGLNDFHVY
- a CDS encoding OsmC family protein, which codes for MADIARKATAHWEGDLRHGKGTVSTESGVLDGAQYSFGTRFENGRGTNPEELLASAHAGCFTMQLSALLANHGHTIEALDTQATCEMVKDGAGFKVSAMKLVVRGKVTGSDQADFEEHVRQAADMCPMSQVMKGNVEITHEAILE
- a CDS encoding lysophospholipase, whose product is MQSQDWTVPGAPVKGYVWHAQTPRANVLLTHGFGEYAGRYVDRYHALIPTLVAAGFTVYAADQRGHGASGGRRAVVDLNDLVGDHLKAREALRAGPGPLFLLGHSMGGLVAAASVARDPRGVSGVILSSPALLVGENEPALVKRLAPLIARVAPGLPTTDLGTGGLSRLSEEVAAYEADPRMYHGKVPALTGASMLALSASLWPAYARWTLPTLVVHGSADRLTDPRGSQRFMQAIASTDRELHVEEGGYHELLNDQPRDRVRARIVDWLRAHA
- a CDS encoding M12 family metallopeptidase, with protein sequence MRKVTPVLLLSLLLAACSTQSAPEQDGPSARTAPNARAATLILPDGTRQQVTGFEKDGYLMLEDDIILADLGSVTPQGTYVVDTRYRWTARTIPYTFAANVPQAIRDRVAAAASTIRSTTNVVVTPRTSTTQRNYVEITYNTGTSCASSLGMVGGKQTITLADRCTTGSIIHEFGHAMGLFHEQTRPDRDQYVQIVWANIPADWQSQYQIRSGSAGYGAYDFDSIMHYPAFFDGKIAIQPLDSSVDLNRMGQRNGFSVTDKSTVNAMYPR
- the crtI gene encoding phytoene desaturase family protein, producing MTASSIPVRSTPGKRKTALIIGSGIGGLSLGIRLQSLGFDTTILERLDQAGGRAYQKRTPDGYVFDMGPTVITVPHFIEELFALERDAGMLAGADYPPAVLADDARVREGESGGPRTREYVKLVPILPFYRIYFDDGTFFDYDGDPVSTRRQIGELAPEDLAGYERFHEDARAIFERGFLELGYTHFGDVATMLRVVPDLMRLDAVRTLFSFTGKYFTNPKMQQVFSFETLLVGGNPLSVPAIYAMIHFVEKTWGIHYAMGGTGALVQGLVRKFEELGGRIEYGQGVQEILVTDDRGRPVRHPLGRRVARGVRLESGQERHADIVVSNGDWANTYLKRVPAAARLVNSDVRVKAARQSMSLLVIYFGFRKDGTDLKLRHHNIILGPRYQELLTEIFGKKVLGRDFSQYLHVPTLTDPSLAPEGHHAAYTLVPVPHNASGLDWTVEGPKLVERVYAFLEERGYIPDLRARLTHSEFITPDYFAQTLDSYLGNAFGPEPTLIQSAFFRPHNRSEDVGNLYMVGAGAQPGGGTPSVMMSAKMTARLIAEDFGIHPSIRDGVPAAQDTATAESAAD
- a CDS encoding phytoene/squalene synthase family protein encodes the protein MTDATFPPPTRNALAQAVAHCQDITREHSKTFYLGSRFFPARQRQAVWAVYAACRDGDDTVDERSGDDARAGLDDWWARTQAAFAGRPGDHPIDAALAWAASTYPIPLSAFAELHEGLRMDLAGHEYGTMDDLILYCRRVAGVVGFMIAPVSGYSGGERTLHAALMLGQAMQLTNILRDVGEDLRRGRVYLPQALLSEYGVTRGDLERGVVTPAYRALMEHLSGLARDWYREGRAGIPCLHGSARLAVATAARAYEGILDDLARNDFDNFGRRAHVSGTRKLMMLPQAWWELRSAPTPTTAG
- a CDS encoding class I SAM-dependent methyltransferase, giving the protein MNPVPLPAQSQENLNSHPAVPALSAAQRSNLFPLTAAGYAWWRQRSLRALGADYTLEREARLFRARCSPRAGQRWLDVGTSAGFYAGVLARAGCEVLAVDISAPMLREGARREPDARIDWAQLNMERSDLPTGAFDGVTVGATLNETRGPAALLRECARVLRPGGQLWLMYLRRTGGPLQALFERPAAGGLNFPDPAWVQRQLPGLTRTDALAVGAVQFERYVAGAASSERETL
- a CDS encoding phage holin family protein — its product is MEERKSMGGALVDVFDAGLTLVKSEINAVARKAGQIAKAKGIGAVLLLAATGPLILGLVFVILAVFYGLMRLGLGAWAAALIIALLSFAVTGALIFIGIQKLGAEVHMDEPRYRRPEPDRVDSAVPPAAATPRPAGSTTERDAHNPSGPRVEIGRDAGQYAAGENRVTREGGGTATVRTEGGETTVPVYESKPGGEPAHYGSGLNKEIDGSEVGKGHRGDGHHAHDPNLQEPVVLKDAPGIPVSTAPTFRDDMKKGGQS